The region TGGCAAAGATATTTATATTCAGTTTGGAGCTGTACGTTCCTGTATGTATCTATGGGTAAACGGACAGTGGGTTGGCTATAGTGAAGACAGTAAGCTGCCTGCAGAATTCAATATTACTAAATATATCAAACCCGGGCAGAAAAACGTCATTGCCTTTCAGCTATACCGTTGGAGTGATGGTACGTATATGGAATGTCAGGATATGTGGAGGCTTTCCGGTGTTACCCGCGACACCTGGCTTTATGCACGCGAACCTGTCCATATCAGAGATTTACAAATTACCGGAGATTTGGACAAAAGCTATAAAAATGGCATTTTAAATGTTGATCTAAATCTTTCTCATCATAAAAATATACCACTAAAAGGTTATTCTGCCAACATAGAATTAAAAGACCAGCAAGGTAAGACTGTCGGAGCAACAAAAATTCCGGTTGAAAATCCCACAACACTTAAAAATATAGGAATACCTGTCAACCGTCCGGAACTCTGGTCAGCCGAGATTCCGAATCTGTATACAGTTTTAGTTTCGCTGCAAGATGCTTCCGGAAAAGTACTGGAAGTTATTCCACAGAAAACAGGATTCCGTAAAGTAGAAATCAAAAACGGAGTTCTGCTCATCAACGGAAAAGCACCTTTAATAAAAGGAGTCAACCGACATGAAATGGATCCTGAAACAGGTTATGTTGTTTCCAAAGAACGAATGGAGCAGGACATCCGGATTATGAAGGAAAACAACATCAATACAGTACGTACCAGTCACTATCCTAACGATCCTTACTGGTATGAGCTATGCGACCGTTATGGAATGTATGTAATAGATGAAGCCAATCTGGAAACTCACGGGATGGGCTATGGAGAAGAAACGCTGGCTAAGAAGCCAGAGTGGTATAATCAACATCTGGAAAGAAATCAACGCATGGTGGAACGGGATAAAAACCATCCTTCTGTAATTATTTGGTCTCTGGGTAATGAAGCCGGTATGGGTGAAAACTTTGAAAAAGCTTATCAGTGGGTTAAAAACAGAGATGCTTCGCGCCCTGTACAATATGAACGTGCCGGAATGGGCGCTACAGATATCTACTGTCCTATGTATGTATCGCCTGAAGACATGGTGCGCCATGTAAAGGAAACTAAATCTCCAAAACCTTTTATACAAACAGAGTATGCACATGCTATGGGAAACTCTCTTGGAGGGTTCAAAGACTATTGGGATACCATTCGTGCTAATTACCCTAAAATGCAGGGTGGCAATATCTGGGATTTTGTAGATCAGGCTTTTCTGGAGATCACTCCTAAAGGTGATTCCATTTATACCTATGGCGGAGACTATGGATTCAATATGCCTAGTGACAATAACTTCAACAGTAACGGACTTATTGCTGCCGACCGCACTCTGCATCCACACATGCTGGAAGTAAAGAAACTATATCAGAGTATTCACACTACAAATATTGATGCTGCTAAAGGAAGAGTAAAAATATTTAACGAATTCCTTTTCAGAGATCTTAGTGATGTCTATATGCAATGGGAGGTAATTGCAGATGGCAAACCTATAAAAACAGGTCGTATTAATGACCTAAGAGTAGCTCCTTTACAAAGTACCAATCTGGCTCTTTCTTATACTATTCCTTCGGATGATAAAGAATATTTTCTGAATGTATATTATAAAACCAAGAAGAAAGACGGACTTATTAATGCCGACTGGGAGATTGCTAAAGATCAGATTCTCATCAAATCATCTCAGCCAGACAATAAAATGACTTCAGGTTCCCAAAACGGAGCTCTGCAATTAAAAAATAATCCTGATAATATTACCTTATCCGGAAATGGCATTTCAATTCAATTTGATCGTAAAGATGGATTGATACACCATTATATAATTAATGGAACTGACTTCATGGAGAAAGGCTTTACTCTGAAACCAAATTTCTGGCGGCCACCTACAGATAATGACTTTGGAGCAGGACTTCAGCAAAAGCTGCAAAATTGGAAACGTGCCAGCTACGAATATGAACTGACCTCTTTGCTCACCGAGAATGAAGGAAATACCACAAAAGTGAAGGCAACCTACAATCTGCCTTATGTAAATGCTGTTCTGAATATTGTATATAACATCTCCGGCTCCGGACAGATCGACGTAACTCAGACTATGAAACATCAGGAGCTGAGAGCCCAAATACCTATGTTGCCTAAATTCGGCATGCAGTTGGTACTTCCGGAATCTTTTGATCAAATTAACTGGTATGGTCGTGGTCCGGGTGAAAACTATCAGGACAGAAAGGAAAGTACATTTGTCGGATTATATAAAAGTACAGTAAAAGATCAGATACATCCTTATGTTCGTCCGCAGGAAAGTGGTAACAAAACTGATGTACGCTGGTTCACTCTGACTTCTTCAAACGGTACGGGTCTTAGATTCAGTAGTCAATCGGCACTTAACTTTACAGCAAGAGCTTTCCTGGATTCCGATCTGGATGATGGCAGTGCAAAAAAACAATCACACTCCGGATCATTAAAACTAAAACCATATACAGTGCTGAGTATAGATTTACAACAAATGGGCTTAGGATGTATAGATAGCTGGGGAGCTTTACCGATGGAAGTTTACCGATTAAATTATCAGGATTACACCTATCAGTTTAGTATAACTCCTGTAAAATAATAAACTATAAAATTAATGCATAGCAATAAAGGCGATCTCTGTAGGGATCGCCTTTTTTCACGTTTCTGTTGTTTATTATAAGTTGAATAATTTGCCCTAAAAATTTACAATAATTCAATACATTTGAATATGAAAAAAAGTTTACTTCTCCTGTTGTTAATATCCTTATTTACATGGTCTTGCAAAAAGGAAGAAAAAACACATCCTTATACTTTCTACTACTGGAGAACAAATTTTGAGCTTAATCAAACAGAAAAGCAGGCTTTGGAAAAAGCCAGGACTCCGATATTGTATACCCGTTATTTCGATATAGATAAAGTAAACGGACGCTTTGAGCCGATAGGAATCCTAAGCTCTAAGCAGAATATTCAGCAAAAAATAGTTCCTGTTATTTTTATTATGAACAGGGTCTGGGAAAATATAACACCTGAAGAACTGGATTTTCTTGCAGCGAAGACTAACGAATTCATTCAAAGAGTTAGCAAAGAAAATGCTTTTAATACCATTAACGAAATTCAGATTGACAGCGACTGGACAGCCGGAACTAAAGCCGATTATTTTGCTTTTCTGAAAAAACTAAAACAAGTTTCCGGAAAAGATATTTCATGTACCATACGCCTCCATCAGGTGAAGGATAAAAAGAATACAGGCATCCCTCCAGTAAGCAAAGGCTACCTGATGTGTTACTCAACCTCTTCACCTTTGGCAGATACTCCTGAGAATTCTATCTTAGATGTGACAACGCTGAAGAATTATCTTTCCGGTATAGGTGAATATCCCCTGAAACTTGATATTGCATTACCTATTTATTCATGGGGAATTGTAACCAACCATTTGGGGAAACATAAACTAATAAATGCCGTATCAGAAGAAAATCTGAAGACCGATTCCAAGTTTAGGAAAGTAGCAGAACATCTCTATCAGGTTGAAGAAGATCATTTTTATGAAGGTTTCTACCTTAGTAAAGGATTTCAAATAAAGGTAGAAGAGATCTCCCAAAAGGATCTGGATCAGGTAAAAGGCTTCCTGAGCAAAAAATTAAATAACTACAACATTATTTATTATCATTTAGATTCACGATTTTTACACTATCAATACTAAAAACCAATTATGAAAAAGATATTAACTTCCGTTGCACTATGCTTTCTGATGTACAATCAGGCTTCTGCATGTGCCGATTCAGACACAGATGGTATTTATTTCAATCTGTTTGGACAGGAAATTATTCAGCGTCCTGAATACTTTCCGTTTTTGTTGTCTTATGACTATGCATATTATGAACCGGAAAGCAAACTGAAAGCAGAAGATGAAAATATAAAAGACTGGGAGAAGTACTTCAACAATCAGCTGTCTTATGAAGAAACCAATGCCCTGGTGAAGGTTGTTGGATTGAAGCATCTGCAAAACTGGAAAAAAGGAGATCTTACACACCAGCTTTCAAAAAAACTGGGAAAAGACTTCTATACAAAATACAAGGACGGACTAGATTACCTGACAAAAGCTAAGGAATTGGAACCTTATATGTTTGTAAAATATGTATATGGCAACGATTCTTTTTATTCGGTGCACTCAGAAGGGCAACGTAATGCATCGGATCTCAATTATTCCGCCACAATAAAATCTTTACTGGACGGTTATAATACAGCTAAAGGCGCAGATATAAAACTAAGATATGCTTATCAGCTGATAAGATTCAATCACTATAATTTAAAATTTGATGAAGCAGTTAAGGCCTTCAATATTTATGCGACACCATTGAAACTGAAAAATGCAATCTATTGGGATGCGCTTGACCAAAAAGCAGGTGCACTAAGAGGATTAAATAAAAAAGATGAAGCGAACTGGGATTTCTTTCAGGTATTTATTCATAGAAGAACGAATAAAGAATCAGTTTATTCTTCTTTAAAACTTACAAATACTAAAGATTTCAAAAGTCTATTGGCAAGAGCCAAGACTCCCGAAGAAAAGAACATGGCCTATTTCCTTTTGGCTTATAACGAGTACAACAATCCTGTACCTATTATGGATAAAATGATCGCCAACAATGCTGATTCGGAAATCCTGAAAGTTCTTGCAGTAAGAGGCATCAATCAACTGGAACGAAATTATCTTCCTGTGAGTATCTATTGCTATGATATAAATTGTCAGTACAAAACCAATAAACTTCCGTTCTACAAATCTTATAGTAATTATGGTGAAGAGAGTACGAAAAATTTTGTAGTTGCATTAGAGAAAACTTTGCAAAATGCTAAAGCAAAAGGTCAGGATAAGGCTTTCTGGGATATCTCAATTGCTTATTTGAAATTTTTACAAAATGACTATGCTTCCAGTATGGCAATTCTGAATAAAATATCTACTTCTAACCCGGAATATCAGCAACAGATAAAAAAAATGAAAATGCTGAATGATATCCTTTCTCAAAAGAAGATAACTCCGGAATTCGAAAACAGCCTGCTTACAAAATACAGTGAGGTTTTTAAAGAAAATCAAAGTACTGATGAAAAATATGCCTGGAGGCATATGCAGACCAGAGATTTCATCATAGATATACTGGCCAACCGTTACTTCATGGAACATCAGGATGCTAAATCTTTTCTGCTGAATAACAGACTTTCGGATCTACAGTATAATCCTAATTCGGATCTGGTAGCAAAAGTTCAGGCATTCTATAAAAAGCCAAATAAAACGGCGCTTGAAAAATATATCACCAAAAGCTTTGACAATGTTGGTGATGTAGATTCTTTCTTTAATATTATCTATGGAGACCGTGCCATGCGTACAGGTGATTTCCAGAAGGCCCTCTCTTTCTACCAAAAGTCAAAAAACTTCAAAGGTATTCCAAGAACTGAAGCCGTGTATGATGATAAGGGAAATTACCATCAGAGACTGGTTGTTTATAAATCCGGAGAGTATGACGGGTTTAGCAATATTCCGTCATTGGTATTCGGAAGAAATAAATGGGTAAGCTATGAAAGTGCTCCAAATGAAACCATGATTGCTGAAGACACTTCAGCTTTCCCTTTCCTTACCAAAAACATGAATAAAATGCAGCTTACCGAAGCTCTTATACAACTGAAAAAGATTGGTGAAGGGAATAGTGACAAAGCTAAAATGGCCAATCGCCTGATCGGTAATCTTATGTATAATACTTCCATCTTAGGATATTACCGCCATATTTTTGTAATGGATGTTGATAACGCCAACAGTCAGAAGTTTCATTTTGACAATTCCAAAGGTCAACCTTTCCACTTCTATTATAAGAACTTCCTGGACGCTCATTATGTAGAGCCCGATAATTTCGATATTGCTATTGGTTATTTTCAGAAGGCTTTACAACAGTCAACAAATAAAGAGGACAAAGCCAAGATTCTCTTCCAAATGGCACAGGCTGAGCAAGGTAAATACTACCAGTGGGAAGCAGCACAAAATTCAAACACCTCATACAGTGATAAGGACTATGATGCTAAAATGAAGAAGTTTGATAATATGTTGCTGACAACAAAGAATCAGAAGTTCCAAACCTATTTTGCTGAACTGAAAAAGAATTACAATAATACTTCTACAGTAAAAGCTTTAGAGACTAATTGTCTGTATTTTGATTATTACATGAGTAAGTAATCAAAATACCACTATCAATAAACATGGCGCTAAGAATCTTAGCGCCATGTTTATTTGATTTGTAGCCACGAACATAAGCCTCGGCATACAACACTATTTTATCGTCCTATTATTTTATGTCTCCATACTGCAATAACATTTGTATCTGCATGATGTTCATAAGGGTTATTCTCTAAAAGCTGCTTCTTAATATTATATGCTTTTACAAAATCCGTAATGAGTCCCTTTTCGTTTAGATCCTTTGGTAAAAAGGTTTCATCAAAACCACCGCAATTAGTCAAAGCACTAATACTAAAATCCTGATCTAACAAGTCATATCCCATAAATTCATAACCATCAATCTTTATATTTTTACAATCTTGGTCTGGTTCTAATACAACTGTCAAAAAATTAAATTTGTTTGTTGGTTTCATACGTTTAAATACAAATTCCATTGTTGTAAAAAAGCCAGTTTGGGAATCATCTTCAATATGAATATGGTTCCAGTCATCTTCATTATCATAGTCTGGTTCTACTAAAACTTCATTTAACATACCGTCAAGTGAAACAAGTTCCTCCAAATGCGATAATCTGGACCATTCCAGATATGTTGCCCAAGACATTCCATCTTCATCATAAGCCTTATCATATGCCCCTCTTGCAGTATATAAAAATACCATTAGTTAGTTATTAGTTAATTATTCTGCTATCTCTGCTCTCTTATTTTCCCAAGAAACTTTATTTTAGGCGAAGCAGCCATCCCATTGGGATTACATCCTGGCTTTCCTTCCGGTACTTCCAGATTTTGTTTTTTATAAAAAGCTTCCCATGCGACATCGGTTTTACCGGTTTTAGGATTGACAAAGGTCATTGGCTCTAACTGAAAAATAGAATCTCTGGCAAAACTTCTATGAACAAAGTCGGAACAGTATAATTGATCATCGGAAAGGATATAGCTATAGTTGTATGGTTTTCCCAGCCAGTTTTTAGCAACGCTAATAGCATTGGGAATAGTTTTCCGGTATTCTTTTTTTAGCCGGTAAACATCGACATGGTTATTATCATTCTGTTCGTCCCGAAGGAAATGATCTAAAGGAACTCTTTCGGATCCGTTCCGGGTACCGGCATGCAAAACCCAATAGTCTTTTCCTTCTTTCTCTAACATCCCGATATGGGAATAGTGTGTTGCTTTACCGGTCTGGGTCACCCGGTCTATAGCACCTGATAATGTACTACCATTGGCCGAAACCAGTAAAAGATCTCCGTTCTCTAACTGCATACCATATTTTGTTGCACAGGATCCTAAAACAAAAAGTATGATCCTTAATAATATTATCTTTAAGCTTCTCATTTGCAATGGCAAATATAGCTATTCCGTAAAAATAAAAACCTTACAGATTTTGTTTCTGTAAGGTTCATAATTTATCTGGCCATATTCTTTATTCAATAACTAATAGCCATCCTTTGTTTTGAGCAACCGGAATAGCATCATTTATACCAAATGTTTTAGCTTCCTGGAAGCCTTCAATAGCCTGTGCTTTTATTACAGCTTTCTTAGGATTAATTCCCAGTTTCTTCCAGTCTATATTTAGTTTTACAGAGGCATCACCGGAAGCCCAGCTTGCCAATGCTACCATAACTTTGTGATCTTTCTTATAAACTGTTGCCAGAACTTCTTTATTATCGGTTTTTACCGGATTATTATCTACCCAGTAGCCTATCATTTTGGATCCTTTAATTCCGAAATTATCCCAAGCCTTCCACAGATGGGTTGGATTACTTTTATCCGACCAGCCCAACCTGTTTGTCATCCCGAAGATCATTCCTCTCCACGGATTTCCATCATTCTGTAACATTTCTCCCATTAAACCGAAAGGAATACCACTAACTTCTGTAAGGAAAAAATCCGGCTTGTTCTTCTCATAATCGAAATACTCCCCAAACCATAATCTGTTCAGATACGGGAAATGTTCCATATAAAGATTCGCACTATTGTTGAAGCCGTCTTTATCATTAAACTGGTTGGCAGAATGCAGATCGATAATACCGGGATGTCCATTCTTGGTCATCACTTTTTTTACACGCTTCATCGTTACTCTGTCGAAAGCAACATCATCCAGGTAGATTCCGTCAATACCAATATTGTCCACCAGCCAGTTCATACCTTCCACATAGTAATTATGCCAACGATTCATACCACTATTGATAATAGCTGCATCTTTAAATTCCGGAACATACCATGCTGCAATATAATCGTTGTGAAGGTGTTCCTGCAGCCAAGAATAGCCACCCCCTTTTCCGGCAGAGAATACTTCATGTCCAAGGCTTCTTACAGGATACAGCTCATACATTCTGTTGGAAACTTCACGGATAGTATTGTAGACTTTAACCTTCAGTCCGCTCTGGTGTGCCTTGCTGATATAATCTTTCATTTCTTTTGTAGCAATGAAAGGGTAATTGATATACGGGTTGATATCAGTACCGTGGTGAATATTGATTACGTTGGCACCACTCTCTTTGGCCTTTTCTATCGGAACATATTTATGGTAAAATCTGTTTTCCCATTGCCATTCTGTGTTTATAGTATGGAAAGGTGTGATGAGTAAATGAAAGTTATAATAAAGCTCCTCTCCTTTTTTCAGGTTTCGGCTTCCGCTGTAATTATTAACAATTACTCCGGATTTGTCTTCTGTAATATTAATTCCGCCTTTATTATTATTTCCCCATGAACCTGGAAGTATCAGCGGCTTTTGCAAATAGAAGTTAGTATTCAGCGGACGCGAGTATTTTTCATCCCGAAGGCTGAACTGTAGCCCGGCATTTACATTACCCAACCAGGCGCCATCCTGATTCTTTTTAGCCACATCCCATTTCCATGAGAAATTTTCAGGACGACTGCCTCCTTTCTCGCCTAATCCCATCAAGTACCTGGATGCATAAGATGAAAACGGAATCCGCATAGAGATATCCTTTAGCTCTACATCGTTCAGTGCCGTTACTTTTACTTTATATTCCATAAAGCCATCAAACTCCAAAGATCCTTCTATTTCCATCTTCAGGTTCTGCCCCTGGCTTTGTGAATGCCAGCTGTACAGTCCTTCTTCCTTTTTATCAAGCTTAAAATCTGCCTGACCAAACTTCTCGGGAGTTCCGTTAGCATTTACTATATTAAATTTAACTGGCGAAGCCAATACCTCATTGGCCTTTGCGGAGATTTCCGTCATCTCCTGAGTAAAGAATGTCTGTATTTTTGCCGGAAGTCCATCCGGCGAAAGAGTCACCTTTCTTCCCAACAGAGAAATTTCACGATTGGCTGTATTATATACTAATGGTGTATAAGGTTTGATTACCGTATTCTCTTGTGCCATGGCAGAATTAAGCCACGGAAGGCGCGTCATCTTCCAGGGTTCATCATAACCTTTATGCTGTGCAACAGTACCGGAGATACTAATTTCTACCGGAATATTTTGTGCTGGTGCGTTCTCCGGCTTAATAGTTACAACGGCTTTGTAAGTCCCGGCAGGAACATCTGTAGGAATATCGAATCCGCACCAAATGGACTGAATATTTCCCGGCGCTACATTTACAGCAAACTTCAGAGGTTTTCCTTCATAGCTGGTACCATCTGTATTGATGGAGGTAAAAAGTGATGCACTTATTTTACCTGCAGAGGAAACTAGATCTGTTGCAATAATTTTCACATTTTTCAGTTCAGTATCTTTTGCCAGTATACCTAACTGAAAAGCATAGAATTCTCCTTTGTCAGTCTTTCCGGAAAATTTGCTATTATCTCTCTTAGGATCTACCCATATCTGCGGAAGATCATTCATCTTTACCGGATTCTCTCTGGATTCAGGAAATACCAGATAGGCTTCGTTTGCATGTTTTTTCAGATACTGATCTATCTCATTTTTTGAGGCCAGAACTTCCATAGGATTGTTCTCATTAAATCTGTCTACAGCATCTATCCGCATAAACTTTGCTACCTCACTTCCCTTTACATCTGAAGTACCGGAAACTGTTTTCTTGAGATAAACGGCCTGCGGATAATTTTCGCTGGCCTTTAATTCATAAGGAAGATAATAAATATAGTATGTCCCTTTTCCGGAAACAGGGTCGAAAAGAACTTCTCCCTGTTCTCTGTTGATATTAAGATAAGCGCTTACTTCGTATTGTTTCTGCGATGTACTGTCTACTACTAAAATCCGTTGCCCCTCTTTTACTTCGGGATTTCTCCACGGAATTACAACTTTTGCAACTTTAGATTTTCCTTCAAACTTTACAACAGCTCTTTTATTACCCAATTTATCGGGATTCCAAAGCTCTTTTTGCGGGGGATAAATATGCTGAGCATGTATTGCAATACCCAGAAATGAAAGTACGGACAGCCCTAATTTTTTAGAGTATGCTGTTTTCATAGTTTATGGTTATTTGTTTTATTCTATCAAAAGTACTACTCTTCAGCTAATTAACCGTTATAAATTGTGACATTTAATCCCTGAAAACAGGGATTTTAGCAGTTTATTTTCTCTATAGCGTATTAAATATTCAGGCTTTTCGCTACTTTCACCACATAAAAAACAAATATGAAAAAGACATTCAGCTTATTATTTTCATTTATTTCTTTGTTGGCTTTCTCACAGATGCAAACATATAAACTGGTGAATGCAGTTTCATACAGAATTAAAGACGATTTTTACTCCAATTTTCTAAATATCTTTTCCACACCAGATTATTCAGCTAATCTCTTTGTAGTAGCAACTCCCATGGGAAATACTGCTTCTCTGAATGTAGGTAATCGTTTTTATGCAGTATATTCAGATGATGGAAAAGTTTTTAAAATTGCTGTTGAAGATACCATTGACAGGAACAAGTATAAGAATAATGATGATCCTGACCTTGACTTAACAGATTTTGAAAATACTCTTCTGGTAAAAAGAACAAATAAGAAGGAAACTATAAAATCCAAACAATGTGACGTATATTCTGTAATCAGTAAGGATAGTAAAAACAACAATGAAACGATTTGCATAGATACTACTTCCAGGCTGAATACGGTTCCTTTTATCATTCCGGCTATAAAGGATTCAGTAAAAGGTTTAGTCTACCGCATTGGTAATAAAATTGAGCTCAATTATTCCGGTACAATTGAGAATATGGAAAAAAAAGAAGAAGACTCCGAAGATGACGGTGATGATCAAGTTGCAGAGACAAAACAAAAAGATTTGGTAATCCAATTCGATGAAAAGGCCGAAATAGAAAACTATAAGAAGGAGTACAACAAAAAGAACAAAAGATTATAGTTGGGGAACAATAATCGTTTATTCGTATCTAATTGCCTTGTCCAGTTCTATCGGATTATTATATTTCTTAATTATTTTCCTTTGCTTTTCT is a window of Elizabethkingia anophelis R26 DNA encoding:
- a CDS encoding glycoside hydrolase family 2 TIM barrel-domain containing protein encodes the protein MIKHKTFYCCIAMLFGALLYSQEASESYMSDPTVNAVNREPMRASYFAYSSANEAKENNPWKVSNYQSLNGAWKFNWADAPAKKPKDFWKTDYNDSQWQSLNIPAVWELNGYGTPIYVNQRYEFDYLMKPNPPLVPQDYNPVGSYRREISVDKNWDGKDIYIQFGAVRSCMYLWVNGQWVGYSEDSKLPAEFNITKYIKPGQKNVIAFQLYRWSDGTYMECQDMWRLSGVTRDTWLYAREPVHIRDLQITGDLDKSYKNGILNVDLNLSHHKNIPLKGYSANIELKDQQGKTVGATKIPVENPTTLKNIGIPVNRPELWSAEIPNLYTVLVSLQDASGKVLEVIPQKTGFRKVEIKNGVLLINGKAPLIKGVNRHEMDPETGYVVSKERMEQDIRIMKENNINTVRTSHYPNDPYWYELCDRYGMYVIDEANLETHGMGYGEETLAKKPEWYNQHLERNQRMVERDKNHPSVIIWSLGNEAGMGENFEKAYQWVKNRDASRPVQYERAGMGATDIYCPMYVSPEDMVRHVKETKSPKPFIQTEYAHAMGNSLGGFKDYWDTIRANYPKMQGGNIWDFVDQAFLEITPKGDSIYTYGGDYGFNMPSDNNFNSNGLIAADRTLHPHMLEVKKLYQSIHTTNIDAAKGRVKIFNEFLFRDLSDVYMQWEVIADGKPIKTGRINDLRVAPLQSTNLALSYTIPSDDKEYFLNVYYKTKKKDGLINADWEIAKDQILIKSSQPDNKMTSGSQNGALQLKNNPDNITLSGNGISIQFDRKDGLIHHYIINGTDFMEKGFTLKPNFWRPPTDNDFGAGLQQKLQNWKRASYEYELTSLLTENEGNTTKVKATYNLPYVNAVLNIVYNISGSGQIDVTQTMKHQELRAQIPMLPKFGMQLVLPESFDQINWYGRGPGENYQDRKESTFVGLYKSTVKDQIHPYVRPQESGNKTDVRWFTLTSSNGTGLRFSSQSALNFTARAFLDSDLDDGSAKKQSHSGSLKLKPYTVLSIDLQQMGLGCIDSWGALPMEVYRLNYQDYTYQFSITPVK
- a CDS encoding YiiX/YebB-like N1pC/P60 family cysteine hydrolase encodes the protein MQLENGDLLLVSANGSTLSGAIDRVTQTGKATHYSHIGMLEKEGKDYWVLHAGTRNGSERVPLDHFLRDEQNDNNHVDVYRLKKEYRKTIPNAISVAKNWLGKPYNYSYILSDDQLYCSDFVHRSFARDSIFQLEPMTFVNPKTGKTDVAWEAFYKKQNLEVPEGKPGCNPNGMAASPKIKFLGKIREQR
- a CDS encoding glycoside hydrolase domain-containing protein — its product is MKTAYSKKLGLSVLSFLGIAIHAQHIYPPQKELWNPDKLGNKRAVVKFEGKSKVAKVVIPWRNPEVKEGQRILVVDSTSQKQYEVSAYLNINREQGEVLFDPVSGKGTYYIYYLPYELKASENYPQAVYLKKTVSGTSDVKGSEVAKFMRIDAVDRFNENNPMEVLASKNEIDQYLKKHANEAYLVFPESRENPVKMNDLPQIWVDPKRDNSKFSGKTDKGEFYAFQLGILAKDTELKNVKIIATDLVSSAGKISASLFTSINTDGTSYEGKPLKFAVNVAPGNIQSIWCGFDIPTDVPAGTYKAVVTIKPENAPAQNIPVEISISGTVAQHKGYDEPWKMTRLPWLNSAMAQENTVIKPYTPLVYNTANREISLLGRKVTLSPDGLPAKIQTFFTQEMTEISAKANEVLASPVKFNIVNANGTPEKFGQADFKLDKKEEGLYSWHSQSQGQNLKMEIEGSLEFDGFMEYKVKVTALNDVELKDISMRIPFSSYASRYLMGLGEKGGSRPENFSWKWDVAKKNQDGAWLGNVNAGLQFSLRDEKYSRPLNTNFYLQKPLILPGSWGNNNKGGINITEDKSGVIVNNYSGSRNLKKGEELYYNFHLLITPFHTINTEWQWENRFYHKYVPIEKAKESGANVINIHHGTDINPYINYPFIATKEMKDYISKAHQSGLKVKVYNTIREVSNRMYELYPVRSLGHEVFSAGKGGGYSWLQEHLHNDYIAAWYVPEFKDAAIINSGMNRWHNYYVEGMNWLVDNIGIDGIYLDDVAFDRVTMKRVKKVMTKNGHPGIIDLHSANQFNDKDGFNNSANLYMEHFPYLNRLWFGEYFDYEKNKPDFFLTEVSGIPFGLMGEMLQNDGNPWRGMIFGMTNRLGWSDKSNPTHLWKAWDNFGIKGSKMIGYWVDNNPVKTDNKEVLATVYKKDHKVMVALASWASGDASVKLNIDWKKLGINPKKAVIKAQAIEGFQEAKTFGINDAIPVAQNKGWLLVIE